TGGGGACCATACCATCCATGCCTGTGGGCCGGACCAGGGCACTGGCCGTGATGAGTCCGGTCACGGTCTCCCCGCAGCGCAGGGCAAAATCGAGGTCCGCGACCGGCCGGTGACCGTTTCTTTCCCCGTTGTGAGCCCGGATGGCCTGAATGGCCTCCTCCGGCAATTGTCCGGCCAGCATCTCGGCCCCGATCAACCCGTGCCGGGCCGGATCGTCGGCGGTCTCCGTGTAGTCGATGTCGTGCAGAAGCCCGGTCAACCCCCAGATATCAACGTCTTGGTCAAGCCGTCCGGCCAGTTCCCGCATGACGGCCTCGGACGCCAAACTGTGCTGAATCAGGTTTCGTTCCTTTACGTGACGGCCGAGCAAATCCAGGGCCTCTTCTCGTGCGATCATGAGTGCCTCCTTGCTTGTTCTTTACCCCCGGAACCCCGAAGGAGAGC
This is a stretch of genomic DNA from Deltaproteobacteria bacterium. It encodes these proteins:
- a CDS encoding HDIG domain-containing protein, producing the protein MIAREEALDLLGRHVKERNLIQHSLASEAVMRELAGRLDQDVDIWGLTGLLHDIDYTETADDPARHGLIGAEMLAGQLPEEAIQAIRAHNGERNGHRPVADLDFALRCGETVTGLITASALVRPTGMDGMVPKGLKKKMKDKAFAASVCRDNIHECERIGLDLTEFLNIAIKGMAAVATDIGLTDRGGANV